The Euphorbia lathyris chromosome 2, ddEupLath1.1, whole genome shotgun sequence genome includes a window with the following:
- the LOC136217297 gene encoding stigma-specific STIG1-like protein 1: MELIKVVFIIAITLGLSITLTMRGIGKVEHQNPQIPTNDSETTKDEQQQQVLEMPSKRLTRFLADEPNPRAADHCNKDSVLCYILEGKNYTCCNNKCMDLQNDDKHCGTCKNKCRFTQACCRGQCVYLSMDKRHCGACGNRCKDGEYCVYGMCSYSY, encoded by the coding sequence ATGGAGCTAATCAAAGTTGTATTTATCATTGCTATAACATTGGGTTTATCAATCACCCTAACCATGAGAGGCATCGGCAAAGTGGAACATCAAAACCCCCAAATTCCTACCAACGACTCTGAAACCACAAAAGATGAGCAGCAGCAGCAGGTGCTTGAAATGCCGTCGAAAAGGCTGACCCGTTTCCTGGCAGACGAGCCAAACCCAAGAGCAGCTGATCACTGCAACAAAGACAGCGTATTGTGCTACATTTTAGAAGGAAAAAACTACACATGCTGCAACAACAAATGTATGGATTTGCAGAATGATGATAAGCATTGCGGCACCTGCAAAAACAAATGCCGATTCACACAAGCTTGTTGTAGAGGACAGTGTGTTTATCTTTCTATGGATAAAAGACATTGTGGAGCTTGTGGAAATAGGTGCAAGGATGGAGAATACTGCGTCTACGGGATGTGTAgttattcttattaa